A stretch of DNA from Pagrus major chromosome 22, Pma_NU_1.0:
cacctccacctgccaGCTAGTCACTACCTGCTCCTGCTGGACATAGGTGGCGGTTTTGGCCCTTTCCAGACTTTTATCCTTGTCGTTCAGCTCTTTCTGGAGTTGGCTGACGTTGACCCGGCTGTTTTTCAGGTGACCATTCTCAATCATCAAAGATTTGTTCTGATCTTTGAGAGACTTAATCTTTTTGATGGCTGAGTACAGGGCCTCTCTGAGTTCCTTCACTACTGGCCATTTCAAGTTGTGAGTTGCAAATTTccagaacccaatgaaaaacagactcAATAGGTGTCAGACAGAtaaaaaccttgaagtcaacactGTTCAAATATACACTGaaacgtgtttttttttaatcagcactttcttgaccagctgcatcattaacaacaaaaacaacatgaaaacaagacTCATTCCTCAGTGAGTCCCCCAGTTTAGGGCTACCAGGCTACCAGGCTTTTTCCAAAGTGAGGCCCTCTGCTTCCTCTAAGATAGATGACACGCACACTGCCGCCTGATTGGTTTAAATGTTGCCTcacgctctgctgctgcatctcTGTCTAGTTACAGCCATGATGGATGGTTCCCGGGTTACTGTAGCATGTGTTAGGGCCGGACTCTGCAAGACTTGATGCATGGATACAgtctgtacaggtgtgtgtgtgtgtgtgtgtgtgtgttctctatGATAGGTAAGTCCCCTCGCGgcaatttctttaaaataattaaaagatcACATTTGAAGGAATATTGTGGTAAAGGACCTTAAAAGAAgcttttctattctattttgttttttcaaaacgACCAGAAACAGAGGTCCCCTGTTAGATAGTGGAGAAATTTAGTGCCCTGTTAGCAATATTGAagtgtatctgtgtatatgtgtgtgtgtgtgtgtgtgtgtatcatatTAGCAGTGTAGATGAGAGCTCTCTATTGGCAAGCTGACACATCTCTGATGTGGTATATTTATCCTCCGCATCACATTCTTGCTAAACACAGCAATCTGTGCTCATTAATGGTCCtaattatttactgtatataactactatatactatataatatagtatatatatatatatatatatatatatatgtataattaaatATTACTATATAATATTCTGCCTGAGTTCCCCTATTAATGAGGGTTTAGATCAGAGCATTAAATAATAGCTGTTACCTCTTTAAtccagattttttaaatgtcttttgaGCAAAATTTATAGggaaaaaaccccaaaacagaCCAAAAACCCGTGATCTGGGTCATGTTCAGTTCAAATCAGATCCTTTTCCTTCCCCTTCAAATCCGACCAAACTACCCAGAGCCATGGGCTTTGCACCCACAGGGATTTGTAAAACTATTTTTatcatgtttccttttttgcttttcaaaagaaatttgtgtaaatatttattaattcatcCCAGACACAACATATCCCAAGCCACTGCACAGACGTCCTTTGAGGACAATAAGTCCTCATGGATCTGCCAGTGGGTATAAACCATAGCCAGACATATTAGAGCAtgagtcagtgtattaccttaAAGCAGCAGATGCATTAATAAACAACACGGATGAGTGTGTGGATCAGTTGCCTTACTGCAGCACTGTGTTTTTAAGTAGTGGTAGCATAGGCAAATCTGACGTGATTTGTTTATTTGGGGATTAGATGTGCCCGGAGTACTCTCTGAAATCTGGATTAAAGACGGATGTGCGTCACCCAGGAAGATTCTGTCTGATACATTATTCTTGGAAGTTATGGCTGTTTTCAGTAAAGCTGCATCTCAGCCTTTGCTGTTGAAAACAGAGTAGAGGAGCTTGACAGCATTGTGGTCTAAAATCCTCAAATTCTGTAGACTTGTGGTCAGATATGTTAAATCTTCAAAGCTGTAAATAAGGACTAGTTGAAATGTCTGGAAGAAAGACTTTATTTATGAAATTTGCTCTGAAAGCATTACATTCTGAACATTTTCTGAAGATGAAGGTAGAAGTGATGTTGGTTTGGAAGCTGACGGATCTGCAAGCATATgtctttcctgttttgttttttgcatggAGAAACCATCTGACAGTTGTGAGAGTTTCATTCCAAAATGTTATgcaccatttaaaaaacaatcaacacaAATCACATGTAGTTTTGGCAAATATATGCTGCCATGAAGCTAAGTCCATTATCAGTGACTGAAAAGACTGAAGCAGACTGAGACCTTGGGTTTAAAagagtttgacattttccaAAATCCATTTTTTTACCTTCTTGTGGTGATTGAGATGATAAGATCAATACCACtgacatattatatctttgCATTGAGTGTGGAGCTAGAGCCAAGAgatggttagcctagcttgacataaagactggaaactggGGGATACAGCTAGCTTAGCCTGGTTCCAGACCCCTGAACCACCGGGTCATATACAGTAGGACTGGTGACGAGTGCACATGTGATCCATACAGCTGCACAGGTTGTTGTAAGTTCAATGACATCAGCAGGTTGGATATGTCACTCCCTTTTGATTAGTTTGGGTAAAactaattaaagaaaaagttcaaaCAAATTTTGAAAATTGAGTCATTACCTACTTGTCCACATGCTGctggaaagtcgggtgaaaataaaatatgaaatggctccatacagtttgtccggtgtaatccaatTCCCTAGAAgctctgagatcccaaattgatttgaaaagacgttatttagaCCCTCAACACACGTCAggctcatgcacccacttcttGTGTGCTAACACTTTGAGCTTAGCAGATACAGTGAAGACTTCGGTGTAGAAAAGGGTgtaataattaatcaatttgtgatctcaGTGCTTCCAGAGACTTAAATTacgccagacaagctgtatggagacatttattgtcttgtttttttttcagttttttttttttaccttttaaaataagtctccatctacttcaagagaatgctgcaacgctgtttcactgtgaagctccagaaatgttttgtggactatgaaattACACTCGACTTCCCATCGGCATCGAGGTGAATAGATgatgactgtattttcatttttgggtgaacagcAAGTAAtgagtaaacaaacaagataaaacataGTAACTAATAAGCTTCACATGTGTTGTTGCCATATTTTTGCACTTTGTACAGAGCTAAACTAGCTGTTTTCCTCCTGCTTCCAGTTGTAACACTCAGTTACTCACTAATCACCTTCTAATGTGCACAGACATGAAATTGATATTTCTCACCTAACTCTAAGCAAGAAGGTGAATAAGCtcatttcccaaaatgacaaactattgttttaaaaagtagatAGTTTTGAAGGTAGAGTCTGCTTTTGAAGTAGGCTACTGACTTATAAACTAGAATTGTGTAATGAAACTGCAGCACTTGTGATGGGTAATCACAGCCCGGTCAGTCTAGATATAGTTTCTACTTTACTATTTGCTCACATGATTAAATGCTAAAGTGGATGTTATACTGCTAAAACCCCAATATAAATATGCAGTCACTCATGGTACtcatacaaacaaatgaaaaagacaaaaacacagccaTTAAATCATGTTGGTGTATAAAAAATGTTCACTTAAGGCGGTTCAAGTTGGTTACATCACTGGTAAAGCTTTCCACGTTTTTAAGTCCTTTCTAGGAAATATACAACTAAAGATACAGTATCACACATCTGCAGCATGCATCAAGCAGTTCTGTACAAGCCCTGTTCGTGCATCTTTGCCAACTTAAGGTATAATGGCACATGGATCTATTGCTGcactaaaaataaatcattaatactgtaaatattaaataaaagaaatccaGTGAATGAACAAGCctgtaaatacataaatagacAAAGACTTTGCTCAACATCTGTGGTGTGCAGTGTTAAACCCCTTAATGTAAGAAGATCCTGTTTAGTCCTGGCTTGATGGGTTGCTTCAGTCTGGTTAATGCCAATAGTAGTCCATGAGTAATACAGGGCACCAGTATTTACTGTCACTTTAATTGAAATGTTGTCACTGGAGTCAGAGTGCTGTTAAAGGAAGAAAGCCTGGTATTTAGCTCACTTACTGCCTCATTAGCCATCTGCTCTGTATCATTCAGTTGTGACTCAGTTAGCTCCAAAGGTTAtagaggcagcagcagccaaaTTATACACTCTTATTATTTTTGACAGTCTGATCATGAAGATAGAGAGcttcagagaggagagggttATTTAGGGCAGTCGCGGCGAGGGCTGGTTGCACAATAGCTGACTGTGGCTCAGATCTAACAGTCCAACTTCAGACAGACATAAGTTCTCAGACACACGAGAACGCTGTGGTTGGAAACAGATGCAGAGAGTGTTGAGGTAAAAAGagatgatatttttttaagtctgtGAAATATTCTACAGATATAGACATCGTGAAAGGTGTAATGTTGCTGATATGATGTCAACATGTCAACAGATCATTTTCACTGTCACACAGCGTGCgttacacagaaaacacaggcgacatgccgctgataagACGAACGGCTGCGGCTGTATACTGTATAAGAACTGCTTTCAAGAATCTTCTTAGATATTGGGTATGATTATATGGTGATATAACATAAGTGtagtcttttcctggttttaaaggctgtattacACTAAAGAGAAGTCATTTTCTGAACAGACTCGTTCTAACACTTTGCTTTGTGACACATAGTCACCTAGTCATTATagccacattactgatgattatccAAGaactcattgtgttaatatgttGTGAATGTACCAATAGTCAgtcctacaatattgttgcaatatcaatATCGAGGTGTTTGGTAAAATTTCAATTTGGtaaaatttcaatttcaaagatttcaaaatatcaagatatacaTTGTGTGTATCCtgatatggcctaaaaatattgcaatgtaTTCTAAGGCTGCATCGCCCAGCTTTAAACTGCTATAACCTGTTAATATGGGCCCctaaatgaaaagcaagagaTTTGGTGAACCACACGGTGCTTAGGTAGCCCTGAGCAATGTGGAAGCTCTAACAGTCATTATTTTCCATAATAACCATGCTCAGATCCAAATGACAGAGACTCAAAATAAGAAATAATCTGGTGAACAAAGTGGTGCGTTTAGAAGCTGAAGAtctggatattttttttcaggagcTAGCGCAGAAAAGAAGAGGGTTGAGAGgagagtaaaacatttgaccAGAaactgaatgctaatgttgctttgtgtgtCCTGGATGTGAAACAACTAAATGCTAACTTGTTAGCCAAAACTTACTTTAAAAGGTAACCAGATGTCCAACGTTTGTGTTTTCAAGCTTGTAGTGAAGGTTGTTCGAGTACTGCTGATTAACACCCGCAGCTCATTGACAGCTTTTTCCCACAGTTGAAGAAAGAGCTACTTAGTTACTTGCAGGTGGGATTAAGAATGGGAACATCATTTGCCTACAAAGTTACCTACTGGATACATACATGAATCCATGTTGTCAGTCAGCTTGATAGTATATTTCTACTTGTGGTGACAAAGTTACAGGAACACTAGGCTCTACTTTCTGAtaaagcccccccccccccccaaaaaaaaacagtgatgagTGTAGcagagaaaatgtttaaatggaAAGACGAGGGGACATACAAAATGGCGCTTATGCTAAAGTTAACACAAAAATGATACCAAAATAAGAGGCAAACAAACAAGAGGTTGGCACAACAAAAGGGTTGGGGTGGCCATAGTTGTAGGCAGAGTTGCAGTCATCAATGATACCATTTCCATAGCCTTAGGGCATTGTGGCTATATTTTTAGGCTTAAAATAAGTTAGTTattaattagttttatttttgcacaaaTGGCATTAGAATAGTCTAAAAGCAAAACTTGTGCAACCAGCCCGGTGTTGCAGTTTGATTGGGGTCAATATGAGCTTGTGGTATGATTATGTCAAGGAGGAGAATCTGTATAGGTGGTCCAGTCCAGCGTTGGCGTGTGAGTCAAAGTTGGAGATATTCACACCCAGAAGCCTCTGATTGTCATCCTGCCAAACTCATCGCTCCACCTGAACATGCTACATGGAAACAACTTCATTGGTCAGAGGTTTTGCAGTTTATCTTTCACTGCTTCAGTTCAAGCTAAAACGCACACGCTCAGCAGTACACACACCAGTAGATCAGGTTAAACAGGATGTAGGCGCCAGGGAAGATCATGCGAGAGTAGGTGTCAATAGCGTGAGTGTTCTGGATTATCCGGAAGCCACGAATGCCCTTTTTCTTGGTCCCTGTGGGCTCGTTGTCCAGGGAGAGATGCACCACCATTCGCTCCTGTTTTTCCGATGCATCCTCAGCCGCCATGGAGGCCCTGGTGTACCCTGCCAGGCTGTTGGCATCTGCCTCGCTGTAAGTACCGTCCAGCATCATGGTCCTGGTGTGGGACATGCCACAGGTGCAGGGGAGTGTCTGGGACTGAAAGAAAAGGACGGAAAGGAATCAAGATTGAATACAAAGCACCATTTGGAGACTTGTGCCATTCCTGAAAAAGTTTCTGTACCTGTTCCCTGGCTTTTTCTCTCAGCTTGCGGTCTTTCCCATCCCTCACTGTCGTCAGGTAGTTGACTGCTGCATATTCAagcacagacaggaagacaaagACGAAACTGACCCAGAGGTAAATGTCCACAGCTTTGATGTAGGAGACCCTGGGCATGGAGGCGTTGACTCCAGTGATGATGGTGGACATGGTGAGCACTGTGGTTATACCTGAAGCACAGAGAACATACAATCTTGTTTTAACATAGCCAGCACAGCTTTAGCAAGAAAGATTGTTGGAACATATTTAGAGGATTGATATCTATTTCATCTCCATCTGTCCAGTGTAGAGATTGCTCTGGAACTTGTACGACAAAGACCAGAAAGTGGAGTCACTTTGCTTGTTGTAAAGTGAAAAGTTCTGGTTTAGTGAGCGTTTCCCAGAAGGGCAATGTCTCTTAAGAGTATCTGTGAACATTTCCATTCAGGAGAGCACAGTGATAGCAGACAGAGACTATTGTCTCTATCTCTGTTAAACCAATAGTTATGCCCCATAGGCTTCTCACTGTATCTTTAGCTGCATTTTTCTACTCTTCTCAGGCTACTGTTGGTCTATAAATTTCTACcagaataaataaagttgatgaTATTAGTAGTGCAGCAAAACTCCATATTAGCAGTAAGTCCTCATGAAGCAGCCAGTGGGTATGAACCATAGCCAGACATAACAGCAtgagtcagtgtattaccttcAGGTAATTCCTTATTTTAAGTTGTTCCTGTGAGTTCTGTGAGGCAAAGGTTTCATTTGAGTGGCCATGCCTGCCTCTCTCACTAAATATATGGGGCAGCACGTCACTATAGTAACAGACAACTGCAGCTCATTCCTAGCTCttcttggctgtagctagctatcATTAACTAGCTAATTAGCTTATGGCTCAGTTAATCGTGGAACCAGTGGTCCACAGGATTGTCTATACATTGTTAACAAGTGTTGTGCATCAACTGCAACTGTGACTTATTCCTTACAAAACCAGAAATGATTGTGGAAacacaaaccaagactgttctggtgagctttattttgtttatgtcgaGTTTGAGCCAAGTATGTTTCATGATGAGATAACAAGGAAATTAAGTTTGTCTTAGTTCGATTAAACAGAGAAACATGAATTCAGAAGGTTCtcaattgtatttttctgttaagtaAGAAAATAGATGTAGGTGATTGTTCTTTCTTGAccttttgtgagtttatttagttcCTTTATTACACTAAATCTAATAGAGATTTGTGAAACATAGCAAATTGGCTGCTGGCATACACTTTCAGCTGAAACTATCAGTCTGTAGAGGTCTTTGACataactgttgtttcttcacactctgctgaTAGCGtgtgttaatttttttcatgttttacacTAAAATTACATATTGACCCTTTAAATAAATAGTTTGTAAGTTAAGGAAatactgactttttttcttttattggcTTTCTTTCGTTATgaagatcaaatcaaatctcatgtttgtgttaaaCTACAGATATGGAGTTAGGATGTGGTCTCATCTCATCTCTATGAATCTCAAACTTCGAACTTTAAAACCTTTTTAGGAAGACTGTTGTACAGACTGTGATCCAGACACAATTAACTCTTGTAAACTCTGcatatgttaaagaaaaaataaaacctcaatTGTCAAGTTACATcattgagaaaacaatcaaagGAGTTTCCCAGACAAACAACAGGGAATTCTGTCTGGCTGATTATTGGTCGTCTGAACATGCTGCTGCACTCACCCACTCACTGAACACAGTCCAGGGAGACACATGACAGCACTCTGTTCAAGAGAGAGGAGCTACGGTCTGGCCAAAAAGTCATAAGATTTGTCACTAGGCTGTTAAAAAAGGTTGCTAAATCTGCCTTGAATGTCAACAAAAATAGCAAGAAGGGTGTCTGTGGATGCTTTTTATGTACTATTAGTCAGAGCCAGGCAAGCCGTTGCCTCctgctttatgctaagctaggctaaccattTCCTGACTGCACCTTGTGAACCTTTCAGGTTTCTGTGGATACAGTTTAAATTTGAACAGGAAGGGTGGTCATCGTGTTGCATATCTTCTTACCTAATGAGACTCTGGCAGGAACGGCCCTGCGGTCAATCCAGAAGGACACCCAGGACAGCATGACCATGAGAGTGGCAGGGAAGTAGGTCTgcagcaggaagaagaagatgtgacGCCGCAGAGTGAAGTTGATGTACAGACGGTTGTACCAGCCTGGAGACAGGGAAGACATAAAATACAGCATTGTGTTTGTGATTATCTTGTGTGTCACAGGTAAAACAAAGGTGTACTGTGCCAAAATGCCATGATAAACACAGAGCCATGGTGAAATTAACAACTAATCTTCACAGGGATGATAGAAATCTTGAGGGGCATATAAACCACACAAActaatgaacaaacaaaacaccagCTGATTAGAAAAGAGATAATTGCTTTGGAGGCAAATTCTATGACAGCAGAGCACAGTGAGGTAGGGAATGGCAATATGAgggaaatatatgaaatatattatAGTAGCTCAGTGATGGGTTTTTCACATCAGTGTTGTAGCTCCTGCATTACAAAAGGGAAAAGCTTTTCTCAGGATACAGTGCTAATCTGCACTGGTAGAGTAAATTCAGATTGGGAAAAGgcaaacaattattttattgtcactCAGGCAGCAGAGGCACCATGCACACTGGTGGAAGGAGAAACAGACTAAATGGGCAGAGGTGTCAGTTGGCATGGATTTCAAACCcttgatgtttttaaaactaCTTGAGCTCATTCAACCTGGTGGTCctcacacagacaaagaaaagtgaCAACATTTCACCCATACTCAGGTGGAGTCCCAGGTAATAGAGTACAATGTCTGTTCtgctttatattaaggtccttgtaatagGTGTTAGTTCATAGTtagataataatataatgatgaataatataatacataatatagGCTTTATTAATCACAATAGGGCATTCTTCTCACTTTAGCTCATAGTTAACTGCTAATAAATGCACAATAAAGAATGTATTCATCTTgataaagcaacaaaacagcTCAGTAAAGGAACAACGACATAAAAGGTAAGTTAGGTTAGGTAGTTGcactcaataaatgtgtttgtaatgctatCTTAAACAATTATAAGAAAGGTTTTAACTAACGTTCTTAAGCATCTATAAACTGTTAACAGGTCTCTTATAAGTGCtcatacatttttcataatcaAACAATGAACATGTTTATTATGCcattataaaacatatataatgTTATTAATATAATAAGCATCTCATAGGGACCAAATTACCTATTAATTAACACTCAAGGGAACAAGATCAACGACCTTAATATAAAGCATTAGCAAAATGTCTCAAGACTGAGACTGGATGTGAGAAGTACATCCCTGCTTCCAGTGGTTCATTCATCTGAGTTTAAAGAACTCCGAGAAATTCAGAACCTAAGGACATCTGTGACCATTGTTTAACCACATGAAGCCTCTGCTAACTGTCcaaactaaacaacaaaatgcCGCACAGAAGACTTGTTCCAGCTAAACATTTATAGTTATTGGTATCCACACTGTTATCTCGAAATGCTGTCTTTTTAatgcatctctctctttttcattcgttttcatttcttctcatgCATTATGTGAAGCACTTGGGATTGCTtttgtatataaaatatgtaatataaattaacttttctttcttgtcttactttgttgttttttggcttAATTTACTGATGTTCAACTTTGACAATGCGACCACTTCTGACTCTGCAATATAAGGCCTGGAGAATGACACAGCAGGCCTCAGGGCAAGAAGTGAATGAAGGGTCCCTTCAGATTCCCCAAGTGTTCTCCAACTTGCAGACATATTGATTAAACATGAAGTTATGTGATAGATAATGCTCCAATGTAGTGTCCATTATGATCAATTAATAGACAAAGTAGAGGCCAGAACGGTAACCTCTGCAGAGCCCATTAACTTCTCATTATGGACACCTTGCTGGGCATTACCCCACTTATACCATGGtcacttgccaaagaaaaaaaagtagaccaataatttgtattttcatgtggTTTGTAATCAAAACCTTTTCACAAGCCATACCTTTGTATCCCTGGCAACACCTGAGGGGTCTGACACATTCCTGGAACATTTATTACAATCACATAAGGTTAGTATGCAATGGAAATGTTGTTCAGTACTCCAGTAAAGAGGATGAACCCTATATACGATATGACAATGAGAGATAAACTAGTCCTCTCAGTTCATAGAACCATTGGCTCAGCTATTAGCCAGAAAGCTAACGATACACTAGCCAGAATCAAAGTCAATAACTTTGTGTACAGttgacaaacagtaaatacaaTTTGGACAGCATGTTTAATAACAAGACTAATCATCCATGTCATTGACCCCAAGATTTTCACAAACAAATGCTGGTCAGCGTGGACCGTCGACTGGTGCCTGACGTAGCGAGTTGAATAGTGAATGAGATGTGAGAGGAATGCTTGTGTTCAGAGGGGCGGTGTAAGTTGCTTCTTGCAGTTTGTGTGTTACAGGCaccatcctgtggtgttcagaggatgatgcTCTGAAGGACGTCACTCAGTTCTGTAAATAAgatatttagatttattttttaatttaattaaattcatttctATCTTGAACAGAGAGCATCCTTGGAACTGCCTAAGTAGTTCCATTGTTTGCTCATTATATTCCAAATTAATTGACACCCTGCAGCCATTTAGAATTGAGTATTTACCCAGACCATgctatattaaaaaatatacaccACGTAAGCATAATGACAACTGAGATATTTATGGTACTGAAGAAGATTTTGACACAGGGCCCATCGACATTATAGGGCCTCAAGATTAGGCCGCAATGCGCGAGTC
This window harbors:
- the LOC141017532 gene encoding gamma-aminobutyric acid receptor subunit rho-2-like isoform X2, producing the protein MVSIIIKGSTSGPAVPVGVDVQVESLDSISEVDMDFTMTLYLRHYWKDERLAFPSATNKSMTFDGRLVKKIWVPDVFFVHSKRSFIHDTTTDNIMLRVFPDGHVLYSLRVTVTAACNMDFSRFPLDSQTCTLELESYAYTDEDLMLYWKSGDESLSTDDRISLSQFLIQKFHTTSRLAFYSSTGWYNRLYINFTLRRHIFFFLLQTYFPATLMVMLSWVSFWIDRRAVPARVSLGITTVLTMSTIITGVNASMPRVSYIKAVDIYLWVSFVFVFLSVLEYAAVNYLTTVRDGKDRKLREKAREQSQTLPCTCGMSHTRTMMLDGTYSEADANSLAGYTRASMAAEDASEKQERMVVHLSLDNEPTGTKKKGIRGFRIIQNTHAIDTYSRMIFPGAYILFNLIYWCVYC
- the LOC141017532 gene encoding gamma-aminobutyric acid receptor subunit rho-2-like isoform X3, producing MDFTMTLYLRHYWKDERLAFPSATNKSMTFDGRLVKKIWVPDVFFVHSKRSFIHDTTTDNIMLRVFPDGHVLYSLRVTVTAACNMDFSRFPLDSQTCTLELESYAYTDEDLMLYWKSGDESLSTDDRISLSQFLIQKFHTTSRLAFYSSTGWYNRLYINFTLRRHIFFFLLQTYFPATLMVMLSWVSFWIDRRAVPARVSLGITTVLTMSTIITGVNASMPRVSYIKAVDIYLWVSFVFVFLSVLEYAAVNYLTTVRDGKDRKLREKAREQSQTLPCTCGMSHTRTMMLDGTYSEADANSLAGYTRASMAAEDASEKQERMVVHLSLDNEPTGTKKKGIRGFRIIQNTHAIDTYSRMIFPGAYILFNLIYWCVYC
- the LOC141017532 gene encoding gamma-aminobutyric acid receptor subunit rho-2-like isoform X4; amino-acid sequence: MRPAFAGPAVPVGVDVQVESLDSISEVDMDFTMTLYLRHYWKDERLAFPSATNKSMTFDGRLVKKIWVPDVFFVHSKRSFIHDTTTDNIMLRVFPDGHVLYSLRVTVTAACNMDFSRFPLDSQTCTLELESYAYTDEDLMLYWKSGDESLSTDDRISLSQFLIQKFHTTSRLAFYSSTGWYNRLYINFTLRRHIFFFLLQTYFPATLMVMLSWVSFWIDRRAVPARVSLGITTVLTMSTIITGVNASMPRVSYIKAVDIYLWVSFVFVFLSVLEYAAVNYLTTVRDGKDRKLREKAREQSQTLPCTCGMSHTRTMMLDGTYSEADANSLAGYTRASMAAEDASEKQERMVVHLSLDNEPTGTKKKGIRGFRIIQNTHAIDTYSRMIFPGAYILFNLIYWCVYC
- the LOC141017532 gene encoding gamma-aminobutyric acid receptor subunit rho-2-like isoform X1; protein product: MGEKRGTVGRCLHNSGPAVPVGVDVQVESLDSISEVDMDFTMTLYLRHYWKDERLAFPSATNKSMTFDGRLVKKIWVPDVFFVHSKRSFIHDTTTDNIMLRVFPDGHVLYSLRVTVTAACNMDFSRFPLDSQTCTLELESYAYTDEDLMLYWKSGDESLSTDDRISLSQFLIQKFHTTSRLAFYSSTGWYNRLYINFTLRRHIFFFLLQTYFPATLMVMLSWVSFWIDRRAVPARVSLGITTVLTMSTIITGVNASMPRVSYIKAVDIYLWVSFVFVFLSVLEYAAVNYLTTVRDGKDRKLREKAREQSQTLPCTCGMSHTRTMMLDGTYSEADANSLAGYTRASMAAEDASEKQERMVVHLSLDNEPTGTKKKGIRGFRIIQNTHAIDTYSRMIFPGAYILFNLIYWCVYC